In a single window of the Bacillus mycoides genome:
- the aroA gene encoding 3-phosphoshikimate 1-carboxyvinyltransferase, which translates to MKEKTVQTVNNGLNGKITIPGDKSISHRAVMFGAIAEGKTTIKGFLPGADCLSTISCFKEMGVEITQNRDEVTVIGTGLEGLQEPKAVLDVGNSGTTIRLMSGILANTPFFSCVQGDASIAKRPMQRVTNPLKQMGAKIDGRKDGTFTPLTIRGGNLKAIEYTSPVASAQVKSAILLAGLRAEGVTAVTEPHISRDHTERMLEAFGVTVTRVGKTVKLAGGQKLTATDVQVPGDVSSAAFFLVAGAIIPNSKLLLQNVGMNPTRTGIIDVLEKMGATFTVEQINEGASEPAANITIETSPLKGIEIGGDIIPRLIDEIPIIALAATQADGITVIKDAHELKVKETNRIDTVVAELTKLGARIEATDDGMIIYGKCKLKGNTVHSHGDHRIGMMLAIAGCIAEGETTIEDAEAVGVSYPTFFEELQTLAK; encoded by the coding sequence GTGAAAGAAAAAACAGTACAAACTGTAAATAACGGATTGAATGGCAAAATTACAATCCCTGGAGATAAATCAATTTCCCATCGCGCTGTCATGTTTGGCGCAATCGCGGAAGGTAAAACAACAATTAAAGGATTTCTTCCTGGTGCGGATTGTTTAAGTACTATTTCTTGTTTTAAAGAAATGGGAGTAGAGATTACACAAAATAGAGACGAAGTTACGGTAATTGGAACAGGATTAGAAGGTTTACAAGAGCCAAAAGCTGTATTAGATGTTGGTAATTCTGGTACAACGATTCGATTAATGTCAGGAATACTTGCAAACACACCATTCTTTTCTTGCGTGCAAGGTGATGCTTCAATTGCGAAGAGACCGATGCAACGTGTAACAAATCCACTAAAGCAAATGGGTGCAAAAATTGATGGCCGAAAAGACGGAACGTTTACGCCGCTCACAATACGAGGCGGGAATTTAAAGGCGATTGAATATACTTCACCGGTAGCAAGTGCGCAAGTGAAATCAGCTATTTTACTTGCAGGCCTTCGCGCAGAAGGTGTAACAGCTGTTACAGAACCTCATATTTCCCGCGATCATACAGAAAGAATGCTTGAGGCGTTTGGCGTTACAGTAACTCGCGTGGGGAAAACAGTGAAACTAGCAGGAGGACAGAAGTTAACCGCAACAGATGTTCAAGTGCCAGGTGATGTATCATCAGCGGCATTTTTCTTAGTAGCAGGTGCAATTATTCCAAATAGTAAACTACTATTACAAAATGTGGGAATGAATCCGACTCGTACAGGTATTATTGATGTTCTTGAGAAAATGGGCGCTACGTTTACTGTAGAGCAGATTAACGAAGGAGCATCAGAACCTGCTGCAAATATTACAATTGAAACATCGCCGCTGAAAGGAATCGAAATCGGTGGAGATATCATTCCACGACTGATTGATGAAATCCCAATTATCGCTTTAGCGGCAACACAAGCAGATGGAATTACAGTCATTAAAGATGCACACGAGCTAAAAGTGAAAGAAACGAATCGTATCGATACAGTCGTTGCTGAACTAACGAAACTAGGAGCTCGTATTGAAGCGACCGACGACGGAATGATTATTTACGGTAAATGTAAGCTAAAAGGAAATACAGTACATAGTCACGGTGATCACCGCATTGGAATGATGCTTGCGATTGCCGGCTGTATAGCTGAAGGAGAAACAACGATTGAAGATGCAGAAGCAGTAGGTGTATCGTATCCTACATTTTTTGAAGAACTGCAAACGTTAGCTAAATAA
- a CDS encoding STAS/SEC14 domain-containing protein, protein MQCICFFMLAFFLNNVALLRKNFILIDFMRFLRIIVTKGDGSKLSKQNISTTVSGDLIVTHLIGKINTADVYEWFNGFEQVCQQFISEGRKYKLLVDRKGYTPDHFSVQKAWKDKFFNETILNHSKAIAFLLEEGEIMNYLQQSNTKESVKFFDDYEQALIWLNEYPI, encoded by the coding sequence ATGCAATGTATCTGCTTTTTTATGTTGGCTTTTTTCTTAAATAATGTTGCTTTATTACGTAAGAATTTTATCCTTATTGATTTTATGAGATTTTTACGCATAATTGTAACTAAGGGAGATGGTTCCAAGTTGAGTAAACAGAATATCAGCACAACAGTTTCAGGGGATTTAATTGTTACCCATCTAATTGGCAAGATTAATACAGCTGATGTTTATGAATGGTTTAATGGCTTCGAGCAGGTTTGTCAGCAATTCATTTCCGAGGGTCGGAAATACAAATTGTTGGTGGATAGAAAAGGATACACGCCAGATCATTTTTCTGTTCAAAAAGCATGGAAAGATAAGTTCTTCAATGAAACCATTTTGAATCACAGTAAGGCAATTGCGTTTCTCCTTGAAGAAGGGGAGATAATGAATTATTTACAACAATCCAATACAAAAGAATCCGTAAAATTTTTCGATGATTATGAACAAGCATTAATTTGGTTGAATGAATATCCAATATAA
- a CDS encoding GNAT family N-acetyltransferase, with the protein MNVIQLKEDKFREALRLSEYAFQYKANEERVEQQITRMKESHQIYGIMEGEELAAKLHLIPFHIYIGKEKFKMGGVAGVATYPEYRRSGYVKELLQHSLQTMKRDGYSVSMLHPFAVSFYRKYGWELCANRIVCQMTKSDLIIKKQVNGTVKRFSKDNHPEEVENLYETFAERFSGMLVRGRKWWLQAVYHDLTLAVYYDENKTAAGYILYKIENSKMTVKEFVPLHNEARNGLWNFICQHDSMIKDLEMILSETEPLLYTLQEPRVKAEVTPYFMGRIVDVEQFFKQYEWNWNNEEKEVILHITDSFAPWNNVTVQLKNNEITIVKEETAKENGIQIDINALSTIMFGYKRPLELNEIDLISGSEEEIRAFENVVPVRKPFIYDFF; encoded by the coding sequence ATGAACGTTATACAATTAAAAGAAGATAAGTTTAGAGAAGCATTACGTTTATCAGAATATGCTTTTCAATATAAAGCAAATGAAGAACGAGTAGAGCAGCAAATTACACGAATGAAGGAAAGCCATCAAATATACGGTATTATGGAAGGAGAAGAGTTAGCTGCAAAGTTGCACTTAATTCCTTTTCATATTTACATAGGAAAAGAAAAGTTTAAAATGGGCGGCGTTGCGGGGGTAGCGACGTATCCGGAATATAGAAGAAGTGGATATGTAAAAGAGTTACTTCAGCATTCACTACAAACTATGAAAAGAGATGGATATAGTGTATCGATGTTACATCCATTTGCAGTTTCATTTTATCGTAAATACGGCTGGGAACTTTGTGCGAATCGAATCGTATGTCAGATGACAAAGAGCGATTTAATAATTAAAAAACAAGTGAATGGTACAGTGAAACGTTTTAGTAAAGATAATCATCCAGAAGAAGTAGAGAATCTATATGAAACATTTGCAGAACGATTTTCTGGTATGTTAGTTCGCGGACGTAAATGGTGGCTACAAGCGGTGTATCATGATTTAACATTGGCAGTTTACTATGATGAAAATAAAACGGCGGCTGGTTACATTTTATACAAAATAGAGAATTCTAAAATGACAGTAAAAGAATTTGTCCCATTACATAATGAAGCGAGAAATGGTCTTTGGAATTTCATTTGCCAACATGATTCTATGATTAAAGATCTAGAAATGATACTAAGTGAGACAGAACCACTTCTTTACACATTACAAGAACCACGAGTAAAAGCAGAAGTAACTCCATATTTCATGGGAAGAATTGTAGATGTAGAACAGTTTTTCAAACAATATGAATGGAACTGGAACAACGAAGAGAAAGAAGTAATTTTACATATTACAGATTCATTTGCTCCGTGGAATAACGTAACGGTTCAACTTAAAAATAATGAAATAACAATCGTTAAAGAAGAAACAGCAAAAGAAAATGGAATTCAAATCGATATTAATGCGTTATCTACTATTATGTTTGGTTACAAGCGACCGCTAGAATTAAATGAAATAGACTTAATAAGCGGTAGCGAAGAGGAGATACGTGCATTTGAGAATGTAGTGCCGGTGCGTAAGCCGTTTATTTATGATTTCTTTTAA
- a CDS encoding NUDIX domain-containing protein: MIRQAVGAVVFQHSEFLLVHKVKISDIDGEYAMSKGEWDFPKGGVKHTDNDLESAILRELEEETGSTKFKVIKQFEDKICFGFPEELKMKIGYEEQETTMFYVEYIGDRIDLHPKDNEISQVQFFKIQDVLRVLSHDDTKKFFDGITQKMY; this comes from the coding sequence ATGATTAGGCAAGCCGTAGGTGCGGTCGTATTCCAACACAGTGAATTTTTATTGGTACATAAGGTGAAAATTAGCGACATAGATGGAGAATATGCTATGTCAAAGGGGGAATGGGATTTTCCTAAAGGTGGAGTGAAACATACAGATAATGATTTAGAGAGTGCTATTTTGAGAGAGCTGGAAGAAGAAACTGGATCTACAAAGTTTAAAGTTATAAAACAATTTGAAGATAAAATTTGCTTTGGCTTTCCTGAAGAACTCAAAATGAAAATTGGATATGAAGAGCAAGAAACTACTATGTTTTATGTAGAATATATAGGTGACAGAATAGATTTACATCCAAAAGATAATGAAATAAGTCAAGTTCAATTTTTTAAGATACAAGATGTATTGAGGGTTTTAAGTCATGATGATACAAAGAAATTTTTTGATGGGATAACGCAAAAAATGTATTAA
- a CDS encoding TetR/AcrR family transcriptional regulator, protein MAKNKQEDIFDAAIKLFAERGYDGTTIPMIAEKANVGAGTIYRYFENKEALVNSLFSKSMLQLSETIKTDFPVEANIREQFSHTYNRLFEFARNNVDAFLFTNSHCDSYFLDEQSKKIFDDFIGFFMNIIEDGIEKGFLRPLPIIALIIIVYQPLEKLIKVMATGQLEYSKELVKELEESSWNAIRII, encoded by the coding sequence ATGGCTAAAAATAAGCAAGAGGATATTTTTGATGCTGCTATAAAACTTTTCGCAGAGCGTGGTTACGATGGTACGACAATTCCGATGATCGCTGAAAAAGCAAATGTCGGCGCTGGTACTATTTATCGCTATTTTGAAAATAAAGAGGCACTCGTTAACTCATTATTTTCAAAAAGCATGCTACAGCTATCTGAAACAATAAAAACTGATTTTCCTGTTGAAGCAAATATTCGAGAACAGTTTAGTCATACGTATAACCGTTTATTTGAATTTGCGAGAAACAATGTGGATGCTTTTCTTTTTACAAATTCTCACTGTGATAGTTATTTTCTTGATGAACAGAGTAAGAAAATATTTGACGATTTTATAGGCTTCTTTATGAATATTATTGAAGATGGAATCGAAAAAGGTTTTCTTCGTCCATTGCCTATAATTGCTTTAATTATTATTGTATATCAACCGCTTGAAAAATTAATAAAAGTAATGGCGACAGGGCAGTTAGAATACTCAAAAGAATTAGTAAAAGAATTGGAAGAAAGCTCTTGGAATGCTATTAGAATCATTTGA
- a CDS encoding MMPL family transporter, giving the protein MSKLKSWRSLSFLLWIVITIAMIVTMPNMDQLVKEKGQITIPNTEQSSIADKMIKEMDKEGAEKYEIIAVFNSGSKKALTNEQKEEITKTINALQNEKEQLGIKEVVSHLDNKELEKQLVSKDNTTILTQISVDKKHGKIPKIVKNLHKKVQTKGVTTYLTGSDLIAGDFLTSSQEGVKKTEVISIIFILVVLIIVFRSPVVPIISLLTVGVSYLISMGIIAHLVDQFNFPFSNFTQVFVVVVLFGVGTDYNILLYTRFKEELSKQENAYLATKETFKSAGKTVLYSGIAVLIGFASLALASFKLYQSTSAVAIGVAVLLLVLTTLNPFFMVLLGKGMFYPVKTFKGHEDSRLWGFFAKNSVARPFIALIIVFVISIPFVLKYSNTLNYNDLFEVDNKYESKMGINVIEEHFPPGFSSPSTLVIQSDKKLDEANCLQTLDELTDKISKVKGVSEVYSPTRPTGDKIKELYINKQAGELNTGLGDANGGIKEINEGLTDAKDKMGSNDSNSLANVQKLIDGTNEAKNGVSALGTALNQLSNGINNGAQGAKQIEDGLASLNGNINALSNATSQLHAGYAQLEKGLSSYDQYFGSISQAIDGAKKGYEQIETLMNNFIQTKPELANDPNVQQTLGIAKEAQKQLSVLSNELNQLATQHKAAMSSFKEANQSLLKVDNGLKEMNNGVTQLQKGAAELKNGLNEGATGSKQISNKSADLQSGLMKINDGQGQLLTGLKDLQEKMGQLQSGLSKSTEGLGKVSNGLGDAQKYLGELNESKSSEKFYIPKEVLEGEDFQKALNTYMSHNRKIAKMTIILDVNPYSKEAMPIIQEINKTIDGTLKGTELNDAKKAIGGTTARNVDLKEVTGQDFLRTATIMLLGISLVLIVITRSFLNSIFIIGSLILAYFASLGISEQISAHVLNIGSLSWNVPFFSFIMIVALGVDYSIFVMMRYNELEGDSVTKIVNASRHIGGVVLSAALILGGTFAALIPSGVLTLIQVASVVGVALLLLALIVMPILLPALIGLTSKLKSYKEKIMNTK; this is encoded by the coding sequence ATGAGCAAGCTAAAAAGTTGGAGAAGTTTATCTTTTCTATTATGGATAGTTATTACTATTGCAATGATCGTAACGATGCCTAATATGGATCAGTTAGTGAAGGAAAAAGGGCAAATCACGATTCCTAATACAGAACAAAGCAGTATTGCTGACAAGATGATAAAGGAGATGGATAAAGAAGGGGCTGAAAAGTATGAAATTATAGCTGTCTTTAATAGTGGAAGTAAGAAGGCTTTAACAAATGAGCAAAAAGAGGAAATAACGAAAACGATCAATGCCCTGCAAAATGAAAAAGAGCAATTAGGAATTAAGGAAGTCGTTTCACATTTAGATAATAAAGAACTGGAGAAACAATTAGTTTCTAAAGATAATACGACTATTTTAACGCAAATATCGGTAGATAAAAAACATGGTAAAATACCAAAAATTGTAAAAAATCTTCATAAAAAAGTACAAACGAAAGGAGTTACAACGTACTTAACAGGAAGTGATTTAATAGCGGGTGATTTTCTTACATCCTCTCAAGAGGGCGTGAAAAAGACAGAAGTTATTTCGATCATTTTCATTCTTGTAGTATTAATCATTGTATTCCGTTCACCAGTCGTTCCGATTATTTCTCTTCTTACAGTTGGTGTTTCGTATTTAATTTCAATGGGGATTATTGCCCATCTTGTTGATCAATTTAATTTTCCGTTTTCAAACTTTACGCAAGTGTTTGTAGTTGTCGTCCTGTTTGGAGTAGGAACAGACTATAACATTTTATTATATACGAGATTTAAAGAAGAATTAAGTAAACAAGAAAATGCATATTTAGCTACGAAAGAAACGTTTAAATCGGCAGGTAAAACCGTTTTATATAGCGGGATAGCAGTACTAATTGGCTTTGCATCTCTTGCTTTAGCAAGTTTTAAATTATATCAATCTACTTCAGCGGTAGCAATTGGTGTCGCAGTACTACTACTCGTATTAACCACTTTAAATCCATTTTTCATGGTGCTTTTAGGAAAAGGAATGTTTTATCCAGTTAAAACATTTAAAGGACATGAGGATAGTCGTTTATGGGGATTCTTTGCGAAAAATTCAGTAGCAAGACCATTTATCGCTTTAATTATCGTATTCGTGATATCGATTCCATTCGTATTAAAATATTCTAACACGCTTAATTACAATGATTTATTTGAAGTGGATAATAAATATGAATCAAAAATGGGGATTAACGTAATAGAAGAGCATTTTCCGCCTGGTTTTTCTTCACCAAGTACGTTAGTCATTCAATCGGATAAAAAGTTAGATGAGGCGAATTGTTTACAAACTTTAGATGAACTTACTGATAAAATCTCGAAAGTTAAAGGAGTCTCAGAAGTATATTCACCGACGCGTCCAACTGGAGATAAGATTAAAGAATTATATATAAATAAACAAGCCGGAGAATTGAATACAGGCTTAGGAGATGCAAATGGTGGCATAAAAGAAATTAATGAAGGATTAACTGATGCGAAAGATAAAATGGGTAGTAATGACTCAAATAGTCTTGCAAATGTTCAAAAGTTAATTGATGGAACAAATGAAGCGAAAAATGGCGTATCAGCATTAGGGACAGCTTTAAATCAATTATCGAATGGAATAAACAATGGAGCACAAGGAGCGAAGCAAATAGAGGATGGGCTAGCATCATTAAACGGAAATATCAATGCCCTGTCAAATGCAACTTCGCAGCTTCATGCTGGTTATGCTCAGTTAGAAAAAGGTTTAAGTTCGTACGATCAATATTTCGGAAGTATTTCTCAAGCGATTGATGGTGCGAAAAAAGGATATGAACAAATTGAAACGTTAATGAACAATTTCATTCAAACAAAACCAGAATTAGCAAATGATCCTAATGTGCAGCAAACATTAGGAATTGCAAAAGAAGCTCAGAAGCAATTGAGTGTTCTTTCAAATGAATTAAATCAATTAGCGACGCAGCACAAAGCAGCGATGAGTTCATTTAAAGAAGCAAATCAATCATTATTAAAAGTAGATAATGGTTTAAAGGAAATGAACAATGGAGTAACGCAACTACAAAAAGGAGCTGCTGAACTGAAAAATGGATTGAACGAAGGAGCTACAGGTTCAAAACAAATTTCGAACAAATCGGCTGACTTACAATCTGGATTAATGAAAATAAACGATGGGCAAGGACAGTTATTAACTGGACTGAAAGATTTACAAGAAAAGATGGGGCAATTGCAATCAGGTTTATCTAAAAGTACAGAGGGGTTAGGAAAAGTAAGTAACGGTCTAGGTGACGCTCAAAAATATTTAGGAGAGTTAAATGAGTCGAAAAGCTCTGAGAAATTTTATATTCCGAAAGAAGTTTTAGAAGGAGAAGATTTCCAAAAAGCATTGAATACGTACATGTCACATAATAGAAAGATTGCTAAAATGACAATTATTTTAGACGTAAACCCGTATTCAAAAGAAGCGATGCCTATCATTCAAGAAATTAATAAAACGATAGATGGTACGTTAAAGGGAACAGAACTAAATGATGCGAAAAAAGCAATTGGCGGGACAACAGCTAGAAACGTTGATTTAAAAGAAGTAACCGGGCAAGATTTCCTACGTACTGCTACGATTATGTTATTAGGGATTTCGCTTGTATTAATCGTGATTACACGCTCATTCTTAAACTCAATCTTTATTATTGGGTCGTTAATTTTAGCGTACTTTGCATCACTTGGTATAAGTGAACAAATTAGTGCACATGTATTAAACATAGGGTCATTAAGCTGGAATGTTCCATTCTTTAGCTTCATTATGATTGTCGCTTTAGGAGTGGATTATAGCATCTTCGTTATGATGCGATACAATGAGCTAGAAGGGGATTCAGTAACGAAAATTGTAAATGCATCTCGTCACATAGGAGGAGTCGTATTATCAGCGGCACTTATTTTAGGAGGGACATTTGCAGCGTTAATTCCTTCAGGAGTATTGACACTTATACAAGTAGCATCCGTTGTTGGCGTTGCTCTTTTACTATTAGCTTTAATTGTAATGCCGATATTGTTACCTGCTTTAATAGGATTGACGAGTAAATTGAAGAGTTATAAAGAGAAAATAATGAATACGAAATAA
- a CDS encoding ABC-F family ATP-binding cassette domain-containing protein → MITVSNVSLRFADRKLFEDVNIKFTPGNCYGLIGANGAGKSTFLKILSGEIDQSTGDIHITPGERLAVLKQNHFEYEEFPALETVMMGHTRLYKVMQEKNAIYMKEDFSDEDGMRAAELEGEFAELNGWEAESEAAILLKGLGIGEDIHDKKMSELTGAEKVKVLLAQALFGQPDILLLDEPTNHLDLKAIQWLENFLMNFENTVIVVSHDRHFLNKVCTHMADLDFGKIQLYVGNYDFWYESSQLALKLTQDSNKKKEEKVKELQNFIARFSSNASKAKQATSRKKLLDKITLDDIRPSSRRYPFVGFTPEREVGNDLLTVEGISKTIDGEKILDNVNFTLNKGDKVAFIGRNDIAMTTLFKILMGEMEPDSGSFKWGVTTSQAHFPRDNSEYFENSDYTLIDWLRQFSPQDESESFLRGFLGRMLFSGEEVKKNVSVLSGGEKVRCMLSKMMLSGANVLTLDDPTNHLDLESITALNNGLITFKGTLLFTSHDHQFVQTIANRIIEVTPNGVVDKVATYDEFLESQELQKQVDAMYKGQ, encoded by the coding sequence ATGATTACAGTAAGTAACGTTAGTTTGCGTTTCGCAGATCGCAAATTATTTGAAGATGTTAACATAAAATTCACGCCAGGTAATTGCTACGGTTTAATTGGAGCAAACGGTGCTGGTAAATCAACATTTCTAAAGATTTTATCTGGAGAAATTGACCAATCAACAGGTGACATACATATTACGCCAGGTGAGCGTCTAGCAGTATTAAAACAGAATCACTTCGAATATGAAGAGTTCCCTGCACTAGAAACAGTAATGATGGGTCACACACGTCTTTATAAAGTAATGCAAGAGAAAAATGCAATTTACATGAAAGAAGACTTTAGTGATGAAGATGGCATGCGTGCTGCAGAACTTGAAGGTGAGTTCGCTGAGCTAAACGGTTGGGAAGCTGAGTCAGAAGCTGCAATCCTTCTAAAAGGATTAGGTATTGGTGAAGATATTCATGATAAAAAGATGTCTGAATTAACAGGGGCAGAGAAAGTAAAAGTATTACTTGCTCAAGCTTTATTCGGTCAACCTGACATTCTATTACTAGATGAGCCTACCAACCATTTGGACTTAAAAGCGATTCAATGGTTAGAAAACTTCTTAATGAACTTTGAAAATACAGTTATCGTTGTATCCCATGACCGTCACTTCTTAAATAAAGTATGTACGCACATGGCTGACCTTGATTTCGGTAAAATTCAATTATACGTTGGTAACTATGACTTCTGGTATGAATCAAGCCAATTAGCATTAAAACTAACGCAAGATTCTAACAAGAAAAAAGAAGAAAAAGTAAAAGAGTTACAAAACTTTATTGCACGCTTTAGCTCAAATGCATCTAAAGCGAAACAGGCAACTTCTCGTAAAAAATTGTTAGATAAAATTACATTAGATGATATTAGACCATCATCACGTCGTTATCCGTTCGTTGGTTTCACACCAGAACGTGAAGTAGGAAATGACCTATTAACAGTTGAAGGTATTTCGAAAACGATTGATGGCGAAAAAATATTAGATAATGTGAACTTCACTTTAAATAAAGGTGATAAAGTTGCATTTATCGGACGTAACGATATTGCGATGACAACATTATTTAAAATTCTTATGGGTGAAATGGAGCCAGATAGCGGTTCATTCAAATGGGGTGTAACAACATCTCAAGCTCATTTCCCAAGAGATAACTCTGAGTACTTCGAGAACAGTGATTACACTTTAATTGATTGGTTACGTCAGTTCTCTCCACAAGATGAGTCAGAAAGTTTCTTACGTGGTTTCTTAGGCCGTATGCTATTCTCTGGTGAAGAAGTAAAGAAAAATGTTTCTGTTTTATCTGGAGGAGAAAAAGTTCGTTGTATGTTATCTAAAATGATGTTAAGCGGTGCAAACGTATTAACACTTGATGATCCGACGAACCATTTAGACCTTGAGTCTATTACAGCATTAAACAACGGTTTAATCACATTTAAAGGAACATTACTATTCACTTCTCATGACCATCAGTTCGTACAAACAATTGCAAACCGTATTATCGAAGTAACGCCAAACGGTGTAGTTGATAAGGTAGCAACGTATGATGAGTTCTTAGAAAGTCAAGAACTTCAAAAACAAGTTGATGCAATGTACAAAGGTCAATAA
- a CDS encoding LTA synthase family protein, with product MQQFLLKSKRVLSNHFGFFVFAVILLWLKTYAAYVTEFNLGISNTIQKFLLFFNPLSSAVLFLGLALFAKGKRAYIWLIIINLLMSILLYANVVYYRFFSDFITFPTLTQSNNFGDLGGSIFALLHLYDPLYFLDTIILIVLVATKFVNPKPIRVAKHKLSLVFVAGILLFSVNLGLAESDRPELLTRTFDRNYIVKYLGAYNFTIYDGIQSAKASTERALADGDNMTEVRNYLTSTYASPNPEYFGKGKGMNVIYIHLESFQNFLLNYKLNGQEVTPFLNSFTKDANTLYFDNFFHQTGQGKTSDAEFMLENSMFGLPQGSVFTNKAHNTYQSAPAILGQQGYTSAVFHGNYKTFWNRDEIYKSFGFNKFFDASYYDMNEKDVVNYGLKDKPFFNESIPLLQTLKQPFYTKFITLSNHFPYPIDKAEATIEPAKTGDSSVDTYFQTARYLDESVKGFIDYLKQSGLYDNSIIVMYGDHYGISDNHSAAMSQIMGKEMNAFENAQLQRVPLIIRVPGMEGGVQHQYGGEIDVLPTLLHLLGTDTKNYVQFGSDLLSPEHKQVVPFRNGNYVSPTVTALNGKYYDTATGKPVEFTDEIKQNEQMVQKSLKYSDQVVNGDLLRFYTPEGFTPVEPSKYNYNNRDKDKTKVKTTEDGETK from the coding sequence ATGCAACAATTTTTATTGAAGAGTAAACGAGTATTAAGTAATCATTTTGGATTTTTCGTATTTGCTGTTATTTTACTTTGGTTAAAAACATATGCTGCATATGTGACAGAATTTAATTTAGGGATATCGAACACAATACAAAAGTTCTTACTGTTTTTCAACCCGTTAAGCTCAGCAGTTCTATTTTTAGGACTCGCATTATTCGCAAAAGGGAAACGAGCTTACATTTGGTTAATTATTATTAATTTGCTAATGTCTATACTTTTATACGCAAACGTAGTATATTATCGCTTTTTCAGTGACTTTATTACGTTCCCGACATTAACACAATCGAATAACTTTGGAGATTTAGGTGGTAGTATTTTTGCATTGCTACACTTATATGATCCACTATATTTCTTAGATACAATCATTTTAATTGTTTTAGTCGCAACGAAATTTGTAAATCCTAAACCAATCCGTGTTGCGAAGCATAAATTATCTCTAGTATTTGTAGCAGGTATTTTATTATTTAGCGTTAACTTAGGTCTGGCAGAATCTGACCGTCCTGAGTTATTAACTAGAACATTTGACCGCAATTATATCGTGAAATATTTAGGGGCGTACAACTTTACGATTTATGATGGTATTCAAAGTGCGAAAGCATCAACAGAACGAGCATTAGCGGATGGAGATAATATGACAGAAGTTAGAAACTATCTTACATCAACTTATGCAAGTCCAAATCCTGAGTATTTCGGTAAAGGAAAAGGAATGAACGTAATTTATATTCATTTAGAGTCATTCCAAAACTTTTTACTAAACTATAAACTAAATGGTCAAGAGGTTACACCATTCTTAAACTCATTTACAAAAGATGCGAATACGTTATACTTTGATAACTTCTTCCATCAAACAGGACAGGGTAAAACATCTGATGCGGAGTTCATGTTAGAGAACTCAATGTTTGGATTACCACAAGGATCTGTTTTTACAAATAAAGCTCATAACACGTATCAATCAGCACCAGCTATTTTAGGTCAACAAGGATACACATCAGCAGTGTTCCACGGTAACTACAAAACGTTCTGGAACCGTGATGAAATTTATAAATCATTTGGTTTTAATAAATTCTTTGATGCGTCATACTACGATATGAATGAAAAAGATGTAGTAAACTATGGCTTAAAAGATAAACCGTTCTTTAATGAATCAATTCCGTTATTACAAACGTTGAAACAACCGTTCTATACGAAGTTCATTACGTTATCGAACCATTTCCCTTATCCGATTGATAAAGCGGAAGCAACGATTGAACCAGCTAAAACAGGTGATTCATCAGTAGATACGTACTTCCAAACAGCACGCTATTTAGATGAATCTGTAAAAGGATTCATTGATTACTTGAAACAATCTGGTTTATACGATAACTCAATTATCGTTATGTACGGTGATCATTACGGTATTTCAGATAATCATAGTGCAGCAATGTCTCAAATAATGGGTAAAGAAATGAACGCATTTGAAAATGCTCAATTACAACGTGTACCATTAATCATTCGCGTACCAGGAATGGAAGGCGGCGTACAACATCAATACGGCGGAGAAATTGACGTTCTTCCAACGTTATTACACTTACTAGGTACAGATACGAAAAATTATGTCCAATTCGGATCAGATTTATTATCACCAGAGCATAAACAAGTCGTTCCGTTCCGTAACGGTAACTACGTAAGCCCAACAGTTACTGCACTTAACGGCAAATACTATGATACAGCGACTGGGAAACCTGTAGAATTTACAGATGAAATAAAACAAAATGAGCAAATGGTTCAAAAATCACTAAAATACTCCGACCAAGTTGTTAACGGTGACTTATTACGATTCTACACACCAGAAGGATTTACACCGGTAGAACCTTCTAAATATAACTATAACAATCGTGATAAAGATAAAACGAAGGTGAAGACGACTGAAGACGGGGAAACGAAATAA